The Miscanthus floridulus cultivar M001 chromosome 7, ASM1932011v1, whole genome shotgun sequence genome includes a region encoding these proteins:
- the LOC136467938 gene encoding ethylene receptor 3-like gives MRMRWLLLLALAAAAPAAGEMGYAHCGCDGGGGGAGAGGFWSLDNIFKWQKVSDLLIAAAYFSIPLEILYFVAGLRHLLPFRWVLVQFGAFIVLCGLTHLLAAFTYESHPFMVVLLLTAAKFLTALVSFLTAITLLTLIPQLLRVKVRESLLWIKARELDREVVLMKRQEEASWHVRMLTQEIRRSLDRHTVLYTTLIELSRVLALNNCAVWMPSEDKSGMCLTHELRRGSDDDGEAVVATDDADVLEVKGTDGVKLLPPDSVLGSASGGGKEGTGTVAAIRMPMLKVADFNGGTPEVIKTSYALLVLVPPSDRNWAPHELEIVEVVADQVAVALSHASLLEESQAMRDRLAEQNRELLQARRDALMANEARDAFQRVMSQGMRRPIHSIQGLVSVVQEGVTSEQKLVVDTMARTATVVSTLINDVMEMSTANQERFPLETWPFHLHSMIRDAACVARCLCNFRGFGFVVHVENMLPDLVIGDERRIFHVLLHMVGNLIGRIDAGNVTFRVRADDEPMEDQRWDPWRPSYSGGHSSVKFVIGVKRQQNADSSGSLAQFLRRPRTEGFDLRLSFSMCRKLVQMMQGNIWAILDGQGLPESMTLVLRFQLQPSLASSSLGGSFDLQNPSPSNQIAGLKVLLIDDDEINLVVARKLLERLGCTVSSLPSGSGFMNSVGPSSASFQLVMVNLDMSTINPLDAASRIRQYRSSHWPLVMAMTSEQNVWEKCAQSGINGVLKKPLVLQEVKEELTRILQNT, from the exons ATGCGGATGCGCTGGCTCCTCCTCTtggcgctcgccgccgccgcccccgccgccggcgAGATGGGGTACGCGCATTGCGGctgcgacggcggcggtggcggcgccggcGCAGGCGGGTTCTGGAGCCTGGACAACATCTTCAAGTGGCAGAAGGTGAGCGACCTGCTCATCGCGGCGGCCTACTTCTCCATCCCGCTCGAGATCCTCTACTTCGTCGCGGGCCTCCGCCACCTGCTCCCGTTCCGGTGGGTGCTGGTCCAGTTCGGCGCCTTCATCGTGCTCTGCGGCCTCACCCACCTGCTGGCGGCCTTCACCTACGAGTCCCACCCGTTCATGGTCGTGCTGCTCCTCACCGCCGCCAAGTTCCTCAcggcgctcgtctccttcctcacCGCCATCACGCTGCTCACTCTCATCCCGCAGCTGCTGCGCGTCAAGGTCCGCGAGAGCCTGCTCTGGATCAAGGCCCGCGAGCTCGACCGCGAGGTGGTGCTCATGAAGCGCCAGGAGGAGGCCAGCTGGCACGTCCGCATGCTCACCCAGGAGATCCGCCGCTCGCTCGACCGCCACACCGTGCTCTACACCACGCTCATCGAGCTCTCCAGGGTGCTCGCGCTCAACAATTGCGCCGTCTGGATGCCCTCCGAGGACAAGTCCGGAATGTGCCTCACCCACGAGCTCCGCCGGggcagcgacgacgacggcgaggccgTCGTCGCCACGGACGACGCGGACGTCCTCGAGGTCAAGGGCACCGACGGGGTCAAGCTGCTGCCGCCGGACTCGGTCCTTGGGTCCGCAAGCGGCGGCGGCAAGGAGGGGACCGGCACCGTGGCCGCGATTCGGATGCCGATGCTCAAGGTCGCCGATTTCAACGGCGGAACGCCCGAGGTGATCAAGACGAGCTACGCCCTGCTGGTTCTGGTGCCGCCCAGCGACAGGAACTGGGCGCCGCACGAGCTGGAGATCGTTGAGGTGGTCGCCGATCAGGTGGCCGTCGCGCTCTCACACGCCTCGCTGCTGGAGGAGTCGCAGGCTATGCGCGACAGGCTGGCCGAGCAGAACCGCGAGCTGCTGCAGGCGAGACGGGACGCTCTCATGGCGAACGAGGCCAGGGACGCGTTCCAGCGCGTCATGAGCCAGGGAATGCGGAGGCCCATCCACTCCATCCAGGGACTGGTGTCCGTGGTGCAGGAGGGCGTGACGTCTGAGCAGAAGCTCGTTGTCGATACTATGGCGCGGACCGCAACCGTCGTCTCGACGCTCATCAACGATGTAATGGAGATGTCCACTGCCAACCAAGAGCGCTTTCCGCTGGAGACGTGGCCATTCCACCTGCACTCCATGATCAGGGATGCCGCCTGCGTTGCCAGGTGTCTGTGTAACTTCAGGGGGTTTGGCTTCGTGGTGCACGTCGAGAACATGCTGCCGGACCTTGTCATTGGCGACGAGCGGCGGATTTTCCATGTCTTGTTGCACATGGTTGGCAATCTGATTGGTCGGATCGATGCGGGGAACGTCACGTTCCGGGTGCGTGCTGATGATGAGCCGATGGAGGACCAGAGGTGGGATCCATGGAGGCCAAGCTACTCCGGTGGGCACTCATCGGTCAAGTTTGTGATTGGGGTGAAGAGGCAGCAGAATGCTGACTCGTCGGGTTCGCTTGCGCAGTTCTTGCGGAGGCCAAGAACCGAAGGGTTTGATCTCAGGCTCAGCTTCAGCATGTGCAGGAAGCTTGTGCAG ATGATGCAAGGGAACATCTGGGCAATTCTTGACGGGCAAGGACTCCCAGAGAGCATGACCCTGGTCCTGAGATTCCAGCTTCAACCATCGCTGGCGAGCTCCAGCCTCGGAGGATCATTTGATCTGCAAAACCCATCGCCATCTAACCAAATAGCCGGGCTGAAGGTTCTTCTCATCGACGACGATGAGATCAACCTAGTCGTGGCGCGGAAGCTCCTGGAGAGGCTAGGCTGCActgtatcctcgctcccctcagGCTCAGGGTTCATGAACTCGGTCGGCCCTTCCTCTGCCTCATTCCAGCTCGTCATGGTTAACCTTGACATGTCGACGATTAATCCCCTGGATGCTGCCTCGAGGATCAGGCAGTACAGGAGCTCGCACTGGCCCCTGGTGATGGCCATGACATCGGAGCAGAACGTGTGGGAGAAGTGCGCACAGTCAGGGATCAACGGCGTCCTGAAGAAGCCGCTTGTTCTGCAGGAAGTGAAAGAAGAGCTCACGCGGATTCTTCAGAACACATGA
- the LOC136466267 gene encoding uncharacterized protein, producing MSLPTASTLLLHAFLLTLLLAVTVSAATSISIPVEHGDVNTTTFTNSSATTSPDDKENFEMYFCFLCSGRDPLLIHHCPIYWDECHLICDDDMSTSTTVDAAIPMATAPPAPPVSSSSSSPLGSSVHPMMQGDDCYVMKLYMSGRYVIVEHRPCKYIAWCSLTCGGGELANRRKVIMGGTTTTVSATIQGSFLPAVELCGTQVNAPWAPPSAGVVVPVGGAHRRRALAAAA from the coding sequence ATGTCTCTTCCGACAGCTTCCACACTCCTACTCCATGCCTTCCTCCTCACCCTTCTCCTCGCCGTCACGGTCTCCGCCGCAACATCCATATCCATCCCGGTGGAACATGGCGACGTGAACACGACGACGTTTACCAACAGCTCGGCGACGACGTCCCCTGATGACAAGGAGAACTTCGAGATGTACTTCTGCTTCCTCTGCTCGGGGCGCGACCCGCTGCTGATTCACCACTGCCCCATCTACTGGGACGAGTGCCACCTCATCTGCGACGATGACATGTCCACCTCCACCACCGTCGATGCCGCCATTCCCATGGCAACTGCGCCCCCCGCACCACcagtgtcgtcgtcgtcgtcgtcgccgctagGGTCGTCGGTCCACCCCATGATGCAGGGCGATGACTGCTACGTCATGAAGCTCTACATGTCCGGCCGCTACGTCATCGTCGAACACCGGCCATGCAAGTACATCGCCTGGTGCTCCCTCACCTGCGGCGGCGGGGAACTGGCCAACCGCCGGAAAGTCATCATGGGCGGCACTACGACCACAGTGTCGGCGACGATCCAGGGGAGCTTTCTGCCTGCTGTCGAGCTATGCGGCACGCAGGTCAATGCTCCGTGGGCTCCACCATCAGCAGGCGTCGTCGTCCCAGTTGGTGGAGCACACCGACGGCGCGCGCTAGCTGCAGCAGCTTAG